GGCACGAAGATCAGCGAACGCAAAAACGCCGTGAGAAGCAGTAGTAGCCCCGTAACGATGGCGACCATCCGCCCCAACGCGGCCAGATCCTCGAACGTCACGTACTGCCAGATATGGCGGTAGGTCTGAAAGCGGTTCAGGGCAATGTACCGGATGGGCAGGGTCAGCAAGACGTAGTAGGCGATATCCCTGACGTAGCGCTCAATGCCTCCCTCCAGCCGGAGCCAGTAGGCGAAGACGGCGGCCAAGCTGAACACCCCTACGTCCAGCAACGCCTTGACCAAGGCTGTATTCGCCTCAGGCGGTCTTGCTGTTCTCATTTCTGTTCTTCCTCCACCGGATGGCTGCACCTCTACTCACTGTTCTCGCACCACTCTACCCGATGTTACCCATGAACGCTTTGTGAAGCAAACCAAAAACAAAAATATTCTGATCTTATCCCCACGAACTCCTTTATATGCAATTTGGGCTAAACCAAAAGGAGTCAGCTTGACCCTCCGGCAGTAAGGGTCAAGCTGAGGCACGGAAAAATGTCAGCGCGTGGCCTGAAGTACCACCTCTTCCACCAAGTCGGCTACAGCTTGTAGGTCAGACGACGACAGGGTGGGATGGACCAGGAACATCAGCGAGGTCTCGCCCAGTTCGCGCGCTACGGGCAGTCGCTCTGCGGGGCCATATCCGGCCTCGGTAAATGCCTTTTCCAAATATATTTCTGAGCAACTGCCGCTGAAGCAGGGTACGCCACGAGCAGTAAGTTCATTCATGATACGGTCCCGCGACCAGCCCTCACCCAGCCGTTCCGGGCGGACATAGGTATAGAACTTGTACTGGGCGTGGATGAAGTCCTCATGGGGCGTTGGAGTGCGCAGGGCCTCTAGGACGGAGAAGCGTTCGTATAAGACAGCCGCATTCTGCTGGCGTCGCGCTGTCCAATCGGGCAGCTTACGCAACTGGAGCCGTCCAATGGCCGCCTGAAATTCCAGCATGCGCCAATTGGTGCCGAAGGACTCGTGCAGCCAACGAAAGCCAGGTGGGTGCTCACGGTGATACACAGCGTCATAACTCTTGCCGTGGTCCTTGAAGGCCCAAGCTTTTTTCCACAGGACCTCATCGTTGGTGACGAGCAGGCCGCCCTCGCCGCCAGTGGTAAGGATCTTGTCCTGACAGAAGGAGAAGCACCCGACGTGTCCTAAGGATCCCACAGGCTGCCCCTTGTACATCGCTCCATGTGCCTGAGCGCAGTCCTCAATCACGTACAAGCCATGCTCACGGGCCAAGTCCATGATGGGGTCCATATCGCAGGGCCATCCGGCCAGGTGAACGGCGATGATGGCTTTCGTGCGCGGTGTAAGCACCCGCGCGATGGTCTCGGCCGTGATGTTGCCACTATTCGGGTCCACATCTGCCATGACCGGTACCGCCCCGCGCATGACTGCTGCGCTGGCCGAGGCAATAAAGGTGCGCGGCGTGGTGATCACCTCGTCGCCCACACCGATGCCTAAGCCGTGCAGTGCCAGTTCCAGCGCCACCGTCCCGTTATGCAGGGCGATGGCGTGCTTGACCCCAAGGGCATCCGCGTATTCCCGCTCGAACTCGCGGCCCTTGGTGCCGGTCCAGTAGTTAACCTTTCCTGATTGAAGCACATGAGTGGCGGCCTCCACCTCGTCCGCCTCGAAGACGGGCCAGGGCTGCAAGGCCCGCTCCAGCTTCCGCACTGCCGTTTCCGTCATGCCTCTCCCCTCTCTTGTTTTATCCTGGGCCGGGCAGGAATTCCGGTTGCCGTGACGCCCGCAGGTAGATTCTTCACCACGACGCCCCCCGCTCCCACCGTGGTCCATGCGCCAACCTGCACGCCCGGGACGGCAGAACTGCCTATGCCCAGAAATACACCCTCAGCCAGCTGCACGTTCCCCGCCAAATTGGAGCCGGGAGCCATATGGACGTAATCTTCCAGCACGCAATCATGATCCACTGTTGCGCCCGTATTAATGATGACGTGGTTTCCCAACCAGGCGTCCGGCTGCACCACTGCTCCTGCGAAAATCACCGTTCCTGCTCCTAGGTGAGCAGTTCTATGTACCGTCGCCGCCGGATGGACTACCGTGACCCACTCAACCTCTGGAAAACGAGCGCTAATTGCTTGCCGGGTGCGGTTGCTGCCGATGGCGAGGATGGCCGACTTCTCGCCGCCCTCCAGCCGCTCGGTTCCCCCTAGAACAGGGCAGCCCAGCACCTCCGTTCCCCAGGAAGCGGGATTGTCGTCCAGCACACTTCCAACCACTCCCCCAGCGGCCCGGAGCGTGGCGATCACGACCTTGGCGTGTCCCCCTGCCCCGACTACCAGTATATCGCTCACGCCTTACCCTGCTGCGTCCCTTTGAAGGTAGGCATGGTGGCTTCGCCCGCCGCGCTGATGCCCTCGCGCCTAACAACCTTAAGCAACGTCATCCACAGAATTTTGAAATCCAATGCCAAGCTCCTATTATCTACATACCACACGTCCAGTTTGAACTTTTCCTCCCATGAAATTGCGTTACGACCGTTGACTTGGGCCCAACCCGTGATACCGGGCCGTACCTCGTGCCGCCGCGCCTGCTCAGGCGTGTAGCGGTCCAGGTACTCCATTAGCAGAGGGCGGGGACCTACCAAGCTCATGTCGCCGCGCAATACGTTGAACAGCTCGGGCAACTCGTCAAGGGACGTGGAGCGCAGAAAGCGGCCTAGGGGCGTGAGGCGCTCTTGATCGGGAAGGACTCGTCCCTGGCTGTCGGTCACGTCGCGCATGGTGCGGAACTTGTACATGGTGAAGGGCTGGCTGTACAGGCCGGGGCGCTGCTGGCGGAAGAGGACGGGCGAGCCCATCTGGCGGCGGACCAACAGGGAGATTCCGCCCAGGACCGGACTTAGGGCCAGCAGTCCTACCCCAGATGCCACTACGTCAAGCGCGCGCTTGGCCTGATTCGCCTTTCTTCGACTTGCTGCGCGCATCACCGTTTCCTCCCTTTGCTCCCGGCCACCACGTGAAGCACATTCGCCAACCGCCGGGCCAAGCGCTTCATATCGTGGTGTTCAGCCACGTAAGCGAGCCCGCGCTCACCCATAGCTTCCCGCTCCTGCGGCGCGAGGGCGGCTAGGCGCAACGCGGCGTCGGCCAGGGCCTGGGGGTCTTCGGGCTGAATGCTCAGCCCGGCCCCCGCCTCCTCCACAGCGCTCAGGGGCGTGTTAATGGCGAAAATGACGGGTCGGGCCGCAGAGAAATAGTCGAATAACTTGTTGGGGCTGACCCCATGCTTGAAGACGGGCGAGTCCTTGAGGGGCATCAGGCAGGCGTCGGCGCCGGCGAGCACCTCCGGCACCTGACGCTTAGGCACCGGGGCCCGAAATACGACGTTTGTCAGGCCACGCTCTTCGGCCACCCCTTGCAGCCTCGCCTTTTCGGGGCCGTCGCCCACCAGCACGAAACGAATGGTGGCCGCTCGGGGGTCTGCACTCCGGCGCAGGACCGCCGCCGCTTCCAAAACGGTGTCGAGGCTGTTGGCCGCACCGTGTGCTCCGGCATAGACCACATCAAAGGTGTCACGCTGGCCCGTAGGGGAAAATTGTCTAAGGGGCTGCACATCTATGCCGTTGGGAAGCCACATGAACGGGACTGAACGCCCCGCTACCTCCTCAATGTGACCCCTTGATCCTGGCAGCAGGCTGACCACCACCGCCGCGTGTCGGTAAAGCCACCTTTCCAGCCACCCAAAGACCAGCACCAAAGGGTGATGCTCAGACATTCCCCCCAGGTCCACCAGGGTCTTGGGCCAGATGTCCCGAATCTCCAGCACAAAGGGCACACCAAATTTCCGAGCCAGAACCCAGGCTGCCCCCGCCGCGAACAGGTGCGGACTGGAACCGATTACCACGTCCGGACGGGGCAACTCGTCAGAGGGCCGCAGCGCCAGCACCGCCTGCGCGAAAGCAAGCATGTTGCGGCCTCGCCCCAGGTTGTTGCCGGTGTACGTTGGGGTTCTGATCCAAACGAAGCGCACGCCCTCTTCCCGCTTGATTTTGAGGGTCTCCCCCGTGGTCAGACGCGTGTCTTGCCGGGAAGTGTAGTCCACGCTGGAGGCAATCAGGGTCACGTCCACGTCTTGCGCCTGCATCAGCCGCGCCAGGGTGTGGTGACGCGTTCCGCCCGCTTGGTCGGGGGCTAGCGCGTAGTGGTTGACAAACCACACGTGCAGGGTCATGCGGGTCCCCGGAGCACCTGCAAAATTTGGCGCGCGGCGTCGCCCGTTCCGTACAGCGCCACATCCTGCCCCCGCTGCCCTAGCCGAGAGACAATGCCCCCCTCTACCTGCTCGGCGCTCGCAGGGGTCAGCAGAGTATTCCAACCCGCTTCCAAGAGTTCCGTCCACTCGGTCTCGTCCCGCAGGGTGACGCAGGGGACCCGGTAAAAATAGGCCTCTTTCTGCACGCCGCCGGAGTCGGTGGCGATCAAGGCCGCGCCCTGCTCCAGCCTCACCATATCCAGGTATCCGACGGGCGCGACCACCCGGATGTCGCCAAACTCCAGGCCCATCTCTAGGGCGATCCGTTTGGTGCGTGGGTGCAGCGGCAACACAACGGGCGTTTGACGCGTCACCGCCCGCAAGCCCTCAATAATGGCCCTCAGCCGCTCGGGTTGATCGGTGTTCTCAGCTCGGTGAACCGTACTCAGGATGTACCCGCCCTCGGTCAAGCCCAGGTCGCCCAGCACGGGGCTGCGTTCCCGTGCACGCTCGGCCATGTTGAGCGCCACGTCGTACATCACGTCGCCCACCAGATGCACCTGAGGGCCAAAAATCCCCTCGCGGCGCAGGTGCTCGGCGGCGCTCGACGTGGGCACAAACAGCGCGTCGCTTACGTGATCAGTCAGGATGCGGTTGATCTCCTCCGGCATCTTTTTGTTGAAAGACCGCAGCCCCGCCTCCACGTGGGCAACAGGGACGTGGAGTTTGGAGGCCGCTAGCGCACCCGCCACCGTACTGTTGGTGTCGCCGTACACGAGCAGCCAGTCGGGTCGCTCCTCCTGAATGACTTTTTCGATGGCCCCCAGCATTTCCCCCGTCTGGACCCCGTGGGTGGCCGAGCCTATGCCAAGGTGATAGGCCGGGGCAGGGATACCGAGCTCTTCAAAAAACACGTCGCTCATGTTGGCGTCGTAGTGCTGGCCGGTATGTACCAGCACCTCCTGAATTCCAGGCACCGCACCGAGGGCACTAGAGAGGGCCGAGGCTTTGATGAACTGAGGCCTAGCCCCCACCACAGTCAAGATTTTCAAGTTAAGCCTCCATTCTTTCGGAATTTTCCCTCAAGTTGACTCACCACAGCCTCAAGGGCAAAGGATTCCTCTATCCGCCTCTGTCCCGCTTCACCAAGCGCTCTTCGCCAATCTGCATCCTCCGTAAGGGCCTGGATGGCTTGGGCCAACGCTGCCACATCGGCAGGAGGAACCATTAGGCCAGCGCCGCCCTCCAAAAGCTCAGGGATGCCGCCCGTAGACGTAGAAATCACTGGGATGGCGTGGGCCATCGCCTCCATCAGAGAGACCGGAATGCCTTCATGTAGCCCGTTTCCGAGATCGAGACTGGGTAAGACCACGAGGTCCACCTCGCCCTGCCTGTACAGCCCGATCAGCTGCTCATGGGGCAATTGCCCGAGGAATTTGACGCTCTCTTCTAGCCCCAGCTCCACGACTTCCTGCTCAAGCGCCTCTCTCAGTTCCCCGTTTCCCGCCAGCCACAACTCTACGTTTCCCTCTATGTGGGACACTGCTTGAAGGAGGTACGCGTGACCCTTTACTGGTACAAGGTTGGCGGGGCAAATAATAATTGTTCTTCCTCTATTTTCGTGAACCGCAGTCTTCTCCCTGGAGAGAGGAATACCCATATGAATAATGGTAGCATTCGCTTTACCTGGCATGCCTCTTTTTATCGCCATATCCAGACCACTTCTCGATATAAAACGTATAAATCTAGCTCTCTCCGACTTCCTGTGAAGTAGATTGTTTTCGGCGATGTCCCATCGGTGTGCCGTCAAACTCCAAGGAACACCAGAAATATGGCTTGCCAGCATTGCTAGAGTTGCACTCGTAGAGGCCCAGTGGGCATGTATATGAGCTATGTTTTCTTCTTTGATTCGCTCTGCTAGCCAGAAAGCTTTGGGAACGACTGACAAGTTTTTCAGAAGTCTTTCAGGCCGTGAAGGTAAAATTAAACTTAAAGCCTGTAAGGAAATATTTGGTTGGCGCAAAAAGGCCATAATGAAAACAACCAACATATTAAAAGAGATGAGCCCTGGTTTCGACCAATACGCTTCATATTGCTGGGCAGTAGCATGAACGACAGGACCTCGCGCCCTCGTTGGAAGAAGGTGAACCCCATGTCCCCTCTTCGTCAACTCTTGTATCTCCGGAATAATAAATGCTTCTCCAGGGCCATAGGGAAGAGAGGCGGAAATGTAAAGAAGGTTCAACTGACCACTTCCTTTGTCGGCTTAGAAATCTTTTGCCCTATTTTTATAATTACAGATAAAGCTTTATCAATAGGATTAGAAAGCTGCCTCTCAAATTCCTTACGCACCACAGAAAAGGCAGCGCTGTGATCTAAAAAGGTTATTTCTAGTGCTTTTAATTGTGCAATATGCAGTTCGTGGTAGAAAGGACTTGAAATATTGTGAGATAGATCATAATAAGACCAGAATCCCGAATTGTAATCTTTTAAAGAATTAACAAGGGTTTTTAGCGTTATCTGCAGTCTCTCATCTACCATTTTATCTTTTCCAACAAGTAAAAGGTCATAAAGACCGAAGATGGCGAATACCCACCCGTTGAAGACTGCCTTTGCTTCTTTTGCTGGCAACTCTTCGAGGATGATTTTTCCATTCACTTCTCTGGAAACCCCTCCTTGAGATACATCCTTCAATAAGGGCTGCAAAGCGCGCCTAGCCGCTACCATAAATTTTTCCTCTCCTGTAAGGCTGTAAGCGCGAACCAGGAGGGATATGCCTTCCCCCTGCGTCATAGCTGAATAGGGGGAAGCTGAAGGAAGGTTGACGAGGGACCACACCGACCAACCGCCTTCGGTGTCCTGCTGACTCACCGCCCACTCGGCCACTTTAAGAAAATCTGTCCTGTGGCCCATCCTTGACACCTCTTCTATCTCTGCATTTAACGAACAGTCCCAATGACCTAGAGCTTTTTGAAAAAGAGTGGTTGGAAAAAGAACCTCGCGTCCACCCACACGGACCAAAGGAAATCCGTTTTTATCAGTCTTACCCAACCATATTGTTTTAGCTGTCATATCATTGAAATAGCCCAACAAC
This is a stretch of genomic DNA from Deinococcus hopiensis KR-140. It encodes these proteins:
- a CDS encoding DegT/DnrJ/EryC1/StrS family aminotransferase, whose amino-acid sequence is MTETAVRKLERALQPWPVFEADEVEAATHVLQSGKVNYWTGTKGREFEREYADALGVKHAIALHNGTVALELALHGLGIGVGDEVITTPRTFIASASAAVMRGAVPVMADVDPNSGNITAETIARVLTPRTKAIIAVHLAGWPCDMDPIMDLAREHGLYVIEDCAQAHGAMYKGQPVGSLGHVGCFSFCQDKILTTGGEGGLLVTNDEVLWKKAWAFKDHGKSYDAVYHREHPPGFRWLHESFGTNWRMLEFQAAIGRLQLRKLPDWTARRQQNAAVLYERFSVLEALRTPTPHEDFIHAQYKFYTYVRPERLGEGWSRDRIMNELTARGVPCFSGSCSEIYLEKAFTEAGYGPAERLPVARELGETSLMFLVHPTLSSSDLQAVADLVEEVVLQATR
- a CDS encoding acetyltransferase, with the protein product MSDILVVGAGGHAKVVIATLRAAGGVVGSVLDDNPASWGTEVLGCPVLGGTERLEGGEKSAILAIGSNRTRQAISARFPEVEWVTVVHPAATVHRTAHLGAGTVIFAGAVVQPDAWLGNHVIINTGATVDHDCVLEDYVHMAPGSNLAGNVQLAEGVFLGIGSSAVPGVQVGAWTTVGAGGVVVKNLPAGVTATGIPARPRIKQERGEA
- a CDS encoding sugar transferase translates to MRAASRRKANQAKRALDVVASGVGLLALSPVLGGISLLVRRQMGSPVLFRQQRPGLYSQPFTMYKFRTMRDVTDSQGRVLPDQERLTPLGRFLRSTSLDELPELFNVLRGDMSLVGPRPLLMEYLDRYTPEQARRHEVRPGITGWAQVNGRNAISWEEKFKLDVWYVDNRSLALDFKILWMTLLKVVRREGISAAGEATMPTFKGTQQGKA
- a CDS encoding glycosyltransferase family 4 protein, with the translated sequence MTLHVWFVNHYALAPDQAGGTRHHTLARLMQAQDVDVTLIASSVDYTSRQDTRLTTGETLKIKREEGVRFVWIRTPTYTGNNLGRGRNMLAFAQAVLALRPSDELPRPDVVIGSSPHLFAAGAAWVLARKFGVPFVLEIRDIWPKTLVDLGGMSEHHPLVLVFGWLERWLYRHAAVVVSLLPGSRGHIEEVAGRSVPFMWLPNGIDVQPLRQFSPTGQRDTFDVVYAGAHGAANSLDTVLEAAAVLRRSADPRAATIRFVLVGDGPEKARLQGVAEERGLTNVVFRAPVPKRQVPEVLAGADACLMPLKDSPVFKHGVSPNKLFDYFSAARPVIFAINTPLSAVEEAGAGLSIQPEDPQALADAALRLAALAPQEREAMGERGLAYVAEHHDMKRLARRLANVLHVVAGSKGRKR
- the wecB gene encoding non-hydrolyzing UDP-N-acetylglucosamine 2-epimerase, with protein sequence MVGARPQFIKASALSSALGAVPGIQEVLVHTGQHYDANMSDVFFEELGIPAPAYHLGIGSATHGVQTGEMLGAIEKVIQEERPDWLLVYGDTNSTVAGALAASKLHVPVAHVEAGLRSFNKKMPEEINRILTDHVSDALFVPTSSAAEHLRREGIFGPQVHLVGDVMYDVALNMAERARERSPVLGDLGLTEGGYILSTVHRAENTDQPERLRAIIEGLRAVTRQTPVVLPLHPRTKRIALEMGLEFGDIRVVAPVGYLDMVRLEQGAALIATDSGGVQKEAYFYRVPCVTLRDETEWTELLEAGWNTLLTPASAEQVEGGIVSRLGQRGQDVALYGTGDAARQILQVLRGPA
- a CDS encoding glycosyltransferase — translated: MNLLYISASLPYGPGEAFIIPEIQELTKRGHGVHLLPTRARGPVVHATAQQYEAYWSKPGLISFNMLVVFIMAFLRQPNISLQALSLILPSRPERLLKNLSVVPKAFWLAERIKEENIAHIHAHWASTSATLAMLASHISGVPWSLTAHRWDIAENNLLHRKSERARFIRFISRSGLDMAIKRGMPGKANATIIHMGIPLSREKTAVHENRGRTIIICPANLVPVKGHAYLLQAVSHIEGNVELWLAGNGELREALEQEVVELGLEESVKFLGQLPHEQLIGLYRQGEVDLVVLPSLDLGNGLHEGIPVSLMEAMAHAIPVISTSTGGIPELLEGGAGLMVPPADVAALAQAIQALTEDADWRRALGEAGQRRIEESFALEAVVSQLEGKFRKNGGLT
- a CDS encoding D-glucuronyl C5-epimerase family protein; protein product: MSIALGKSYWHMPQGLGKQFEPGKLLGYFNDMTAKTIWLGKTDKNGFPLVRVGGREVLFPTTLFQKALGHWDCSLNAEIEEVSRMGHRTDFLKVAEWAVSQQDTEGGWSVWSLVNLPSASPYSAMTQGEGISLLVRAYSLTGEEKFMVAARRALQPLLKDVSQGGVSREVNGKIILEELPAKEAKAVFNGWVFAIFGLYDLLLVGKDKMVDERLQITLKTLVNSLKDYNSGFWSYYDLSHNISSPFYHELHIAQLKALEITFLDHSAAFSVVRKEFERQLSNPIDKALSVIIKIGQKISKPTKEVVS